From the genome of Phaenicophaeus curvirostris isolate KB17595 chromosome 6, BPBGC_Pcur_1.0, whole genome shotgun sequence, one region includes:
- the ICE1 gene encoding little elongation complex subunit 1 isoform X4, which translates to MLCEKKLEIKVKKLEEVATKHTQDFRQLKNEKRRLEKELKKAQGKLDGVLKEKCRKVKHAETQSSSEDLTKDIDKEKIKLLLEELWMCIDSATGKRRNQENDPVLASGQDKAWPEKRRLTVTEESAGKEYSVTAMQLQASTEPFGGGCVETTEEYLHGGEDETVEVIIQTNGSRFTDQEQKGPSRNVMEILNWARPLPALLSPVQLSPLTAQDILFGEITGSSDEEVDCSASAVEDILQEDQVQPQICNAFNLNEECKRQRKSCEHDHGAEILCNPSWNEKNVLIHPKISSKEERDPERKQAEAATLSTNMENKKDSLEEISENMETEKRELTEAAACELEATEEQKGDGEGMCSEEGDSSAEFLLHSFKPQNQLEKCSEQTEANVLLIRAVDYEGTHENHSELVKAERDGLSKERVTPRLVSVPQNFIHLPREQGVVLQNGDSEEKSAVLVQNEVVENESKNVVKATNMASDTGEDVKQAIIREEITAATQMKGHYAEAGNERELSENVMSDFSSSKSFCQVQCPKDLMIQREGEGIVMETEADTGAIEICARSQCSEIACESEELLEKQSVQTIKDEVGSECEPETVKVSRHYLPVSTIERIRNSLSMDDIDKTIVMERTALSAFPKDDGQLKIEDVSMTRPEAIKLAMKFSRESVLEIAESSELFHSAEDGKLVDKRRGGYLKGKPHQDGLKSICALPKICTIDAGSRVAKCESSVLDFIDVKDGIKQTENLYSTSEYELSKAQNFGVFESQETEFSVNPEDFRQGSSELLERVDTIESVLVESNLTSQAQFAEPLNQFCVTENIKCDKVKGEINKQSKALVTETCSSLFNWEENVAKKNISEIVCQPTSEMVFNSSLTFSSQRDLQMSCINTEEMDSSVQVEIGLESTVPPDVNFSLQEVASSVQTNVTEKPDSCCTWENQGHKNSVTTSAFNCSSESLGEDAEILSAGKDYIYSEREYVHKNEVKIPDEKEQPIDKEPWSSVKSQILHAKSCNKNNFLLQKFDCQKSGCRTPAWEVRTDPSKTSSLTAGVESKEFNSFEASGEDAIKRFKNDFDMPWQSNESERKDCSKKQIRYVKCSECIPMFRKELRASRRIAVGALETGAIVDTGYQACELHSTVHPGNALTVSHLHTDIMMDTDADCETNTSADTANELSGVVGEGYPGDVVSWKRECVVETSKNTEGTKECMVASNRAGGISDGEESLLKTGTSEESLVIPNASKNRLPLCQMLVGLSQTCRLADSKLNTRMVAFGKVSEENHSDILKSNVERSPLCGVDMGVSVFEECNCNQPCTSCNIGENTDASSRKPNFVKYSQHPDLSDAECDHQTVRQPSEPQKPVFEKLSMLESESLVDVALKKSNILKYKEQEPSEILTVSTKNAAQVMHAKLSKRLLQGKRKMKTLKVKLTLPVLANADASVPTKCSSETINKIRQEMGLPLPPLLQPLIASPKVACTVSPVMSSAGQSFLSPLDDLISPLRESPVPPLMSPSTDTPTVKSALLFSPPSPSETAVGRRTHSSPLKFCTSIPKHALPVPGRFPLFAADGAAPGASQENSVKILDTMYPELSARARTLNILKGNIQLNRCAFTDSQGLPGPVAQIGGFKAIASTSTAFVKTRSNLKSDSSKDQEKDVQNQQLFSGSSNHLEKRKLLPVSMPRGAKRLRLDSEQPKLESNDIVAFRNTKNTVCEMQEVSHDKSSEISDSAHSSSLEVSSPVKKVFDPDCQKVFLALKKIAESCFDLLPVIKGHVYVNNISKIPVMRDEEKEVIYEFGIKNKHLAESLLHVILNKLKAQKMATNYNFNQALCRVYTGICRQLGDLERARLFCYSLLREDFPDSEKLILFITNVWSDIFVFQGAINKAMQLLIRHSASNEMLACLSAYLNWEQSSSLDAGIMVSNLLLEMQSCPKVEFQLSEHYGEDLSEDAWQYIFAIDLLCSHLKWDWTHDNVISKVLWPSMDKWVKKRKGHETAQSIPDSVIALTLRLIGRLGQIGLKEGYLTAVKNISSVIGLFVQHAKEEGVPWGVQLAAIYSLCDLGSSNPEGIVEAIRAWRATVLSNIPFAVISGIAEITSLGKMELN; encoded by the exons aaaaaataaagcttttattaGAAGAACTCTGGATGTGCATTGACAgtgcaacaggaaaaagaaggaatcaGGAAAACGATCCTGTGTTGG cttctggtCAGGATAAGGCATGGCctgagaaaagaagactgaCTGTTACAGAAG AAAGTGCTGGAAAGGAATATTCTGTAACAGCCATGCAACTTCAAGCGAGTACTGAGCCTTTTGGAGGTGGCTGTGTTGAAACTACTGAAGAATATCTGCATGGTGGTGAGGATGAAACTGTAGAGGTGATAATACAGACAAATGGTTCACGCTTCACTGATCAGGAGCAAAAGGGCCCCAGTAGAAATGTGATGGAGATATTGAATTGGGCCAGGCCTCTCCCTGCTCTACTTTCTCCAGTACAGCTTTCACCACTAACTGCACAG gaTATATTGTTTGGAGAAATCACAGGTTCCAGTGATGAAGAAGTTGATTGCAGTGCTTCTGCAGTAGAGGATATTTTACAAGAAGACCAAGTTCAGCCTCAGATTTGTAATGCATTCAACCTCAATGAGGAGTGTAAGAGACAGAGGAAATCATGTGAGCATGATCATGGTGCAGAAATCTTATGTAACCCTAGCTGGAATGAAAAGAATGTTCTTATCCACCCAAAGATATCaagcaaggaggaaagagatcctgaaagaaagcaagctgaaGCCGCTACTTTAAGTacaaacatggaaaataagaaagataGTTTGGAGGAGATTTCTGAGAACATGGAAACTGAGAAAAGAGAACTcactgaagcagcagcatgTGAATTGGAAGCtactgaagaacagaaaggagATGGTGAGGGCATGTGCAGTGAAGAGGGAGACTCTTCAGCTGAATTTCTGTTACACAGTTTCAAGCCTCAGAATCAGTTGGAAAAATGTAGTGAGCAAACAGAGGCGAACGTACTTTTAATCAGAGCTGTTGATTATGAGGGTACACATGAAAACCATAGTGAATTagtgaaagcagaaagagaTGGATTATCAAAAGAGAGAGTAACTCCTAGGCTAGTATCTGTTCCCCaaaattttattcatttgcCACGTGAGCAAGGTGTCGTGCTTCAAAATGGAGATTCTGAGGAGAAATCTGCTGTGTTGGTACAGAATGAAGTGGTTGAAAATGAATCAAAAAATGTGGTCAAAGCAACTAATATGGCAAGTGATACAGGGGAAGATGTAAAACAAGCGATCATTAGAGAGGAAATAACGGCTGCAACACAAATGAAAGGACACTATGCAGAGGCAGGTAATGAGAGAGAGCTCTCTGAAAATGTTATGTCTGATTTCAGTAGTTCAAAATCCTTCTGTCAGGTGCAGTGCCCTAAAGACCTAATGATACAGCGTGAAGGGGAGGGAATAGTTATGGAGACTGAGGCAGACACTGGAGCTATTGAGATCTGTGCACGCTCTCAGTGCTCTGAAATAGCATGTGAGAGTGAAGAGTTACTGGAGAAACAAAGTGTGCAAACAATAAAAGATGAAGTGGGCAGTGAATGTGAACCAGAGACTGTTAAAGTGTCTAGACACTACTTACCTGTATCTACTAttgaaagaataagaaattcATTGTCTATGGATGACATAGACAAAACCATAGTTATGGAGAGAACTGCTTTGTCAGCCTTCCCAAAAGATGATGGACAGCTCAAAATTGAAGACGTAAGTATGACAAGACCTGAGGCTATTAAACTAGCCATGAAATTTAGCAGAGAAAGTGTTCTCGAAATAGCTGAATCATCAGAGCTATTCCATAGTGCAGAAGATGGAAAATTAGTAGATAAAAGGCGGGGGGgatatttaaaaggcaaacCACACCAGGATGGCTTGAAAAGTATATGTGCACTACCGAAGATATGTACTATTGATGCAGGAAGCAGAGTGGCTAAGTGTGAATCCTCTGTGTTAGATTTTATAGATGTAAAAGATGgaataaaacaaactgaaaacctGTATAGTACATCAGAATATGAGTTGTCCAAAGCTCAAAACTTTGGAGTGTTTGAATCTCAGGAAACTGAATTCAGTGTTAATCCAGAAGATTTCAGACAGGGAAGTAGTGAGCTGTTAGAAAGAGTGGATACCATTGAATCTGTGTTAGTAGAAAGTAATCTTACTTCTCAGGCACAGTTTGCAGAACCTCTGAATCAGTTCTGtgtaactgaaaatattaaatgtgaTAAAGtaaaaggggaaataaataaacaaagcaaggcGTTGGTGACTGAGACTTGTTCCAGTTTGTTTAACTGGGAAGAGAATGTTgcgaagaaaaatatttcagagattGTCTGCCAGCCTACTTCAGAAATGGTTTTTAATAGCAGCTTGACTTTTTCTAGTCAAAGGGACTTGCAAATGAGCTGTATAAATACTGAAGAAATGGATTCTTCCGTGCAAGTGGAAATTGGCTTAGAATCCACAGTGCCTCCTGATGTAAATTTCAGTCTTCAGGAAGTTGCCAGTTCTGTTCAAACTAATGTCACAGAAAAGCCTGATTCTTGCTGTACATGGGAAAACCAAGGCCATAAAAATTCTGTTACAACTAGTGCATTTAACTGTTCTTCAGAAAGCTTGGGAGAGGATGCTGAGATTCTGTCTGCTGGAAAAGACTATATATACTCTGAGAGGGAATACGTACacaaaaatgaagtgaaaattcCAGATGAGAAGGAGCAGCCAATAGATAAAGAGCCTTGGTCATCTGTTAAATCACAGATCCTGCATGCAAAGTCTTGtaataagaataattttctcCTTCAAAAGTTTGACTGTCAAAAATCAGGATGCAGGACTCCTGCATGGGAGGTTAGAACAGATCCTTCTAAAACCAGTTCACTAACAGCTGGTGTAGAAAGCAAAGAATTTAATAGTTTTGAGGCATCTGGGGAAGATGCCataaaaaggtttaaaaatgATTTTGATATGCCATGGCAGAGCAATGAATCTGAAAGAAAGGACTGTTCTAAAAAACAAATTAGATATGTGAAATGTTCTGAATGTATTCCCATGTTCAGAAAGGAATTGAGAGCTTCCAGGAGAATTGCAGTGGGTGCTCTGGAAACTGGTGCAATTGTTGATACTGGTTACCAAGCGTGTGAACTTCATTCTACAGTGCACCCAGGAAATGCTTTGACAGTTAGTCATCtgcacacagacattatgatgGATACAGATGCAGACTGTGAAACAAACACCTCTGCAGATACTGCAAATGAGTTGTCAGGTGTGGTTGGGGAGGGTTATCCTGGAGATGTAGTCtcttggaaaagagagtgtgtAGTAGAAACCTCAAAAAATACTGAGGGTACTAAAGAATGCATGGTTGCTTCTAATAGAGCTGGTGGTATCAGTGATGGTGAGGAAAGTCTGTTAAAAACTGGGACTTCAGAAGAAAGCCTTGTGATCCCAAATGCTTCAAAAAATAGATTACCGCTATGCCAGATGTTAGTTGGATTATCACAAACATGCAGGCTGGCTGACAGTAAATTAAATACAAGAATGGTAGCATTTGGCAAAGTCTCGGAAGAAAATCATTCTGACATACTTAAGTCAAATGTGGAGCGAAGTCCACTATGTGGTGTTGATATGGGTGTCTCAGTGTTTGAAGAATGTAATTGTAATCAGCCTTGCACTTCTTGCAACATAGGAGAAAATACTGATGCTAGCAGTAGAAAACCAAATTTTGTCAAGTATTCTCAACATCCAGACCTATCTGATGCAGAGTGTGATCATCAGACAGTTAGGCAGCCTTCTGAGCCACAAAAACCAGTATTTGAAAAGCTGTCTATGTTGGAATCAGAGTCTTTGGTGGATGTTGCTCTCAAGAAAAGTAATATATTGAAGTACAAAGAGCAAGAACCGTCTGAAATTTTAACAGTTTCAACCAAGAATGCTGCCCAAGTAATGCACGCTAAGCTGTCAAAGAGACTGCTTCAAGgtaaaagaaagatgaagactCTCAAAGTTAAACTAACTCTGCCAGTTCTTGCAAATGCCGATGCTTCTGTGCCAACAAAATGCTCCTCCGAGACGATAAATAAAATTAGGCAAGAGATGGGTCTTCCTCTGCCCCCCTTGCTACAGCCTTTGATTGCTTCTCCAAAAGTTGCATGTACTGTGTCCCCAGTAATGTCTTCTGCTGGTCaatctttcctttcccctcttgATGACCTTATATCCCCACTACGTGAAAGTCCTGTTCCTCCTCTCATGTCTCCATCAACAGATACTCCAACAGTGAAATCtgcccttttattttctcctccatcACCCTCAGAAACGGCAGTAGGTAGAAGGACTCACTCCTCACCTTTGAAATTTTGTACTTCTATTCCAAAGCATGCGCTTCCCGTACCAGGAAGATTTCCTCTGTTTGCTGCTGATGGTGCTGCTCCAGGTGCTTCTCAGGAGAACTCTGTGAAAATATTGGACACTATGTATCCAGAACTATCTGCAAGGGCAAGGACACTAAACATTCTGAAAGGCAATATTCAACTTAACCGTTGTGCTTTTACAGACAGCCAAGGTTTGCCAGGACCTGTGGCTCAAATAGGTGGGTTCAAAGCAATTGCATCTACATCAACTGCTTTTGTTAAAACTAGGAGCAATTTGAAATCTGATAGTAGCAAAGATCAAGAAAAAGATGTGCAAAATCAGCAATTGTTTTCAGGTTCATCAAATCACCTTGAAAAACGGAAACTGTTGCCAGTATCTATGCCAAGAGGTGCAAAGAGACTGAGGTTGGACAGTGAACAACCAAAGCTGGAGTCCAATGATATTGTTGCTTTCAGAAACACTAAAAATACAGTCTGTGAAATGCAGGAAGTTTCCCATGACAAAAGCAGTGAAATTAGTGATTCAGCTCACAGTTCCAGCTTAGAAGTATCATCACCTGTAAAGAAGGTATTTGATCCTGACTGCCAGAAAGTTTTTTTGGCATTGAAGAAAATTGCTGAATCCTGTTTTGACTTGTTACCCGTTATTAAAGGTCATGTGTATGTCAACAATATCTCAAAAATTCCAGTAATGAGAgatgaagagaaagaagttaTCTATGAATTTGGTATAAAAAACAAG CATTTAGCAGAATCCTTGCTACATGTTATTCTTAATAAACTCAAGGCTCAGAAGATGGCCACAAATTACAATTTCAATCAGGCTCTGTGTCGCGTTTATACAGGAATTTGTCGACAGTTGGGAGATTTGGAAAGAGCCCGCCTTTTCTGCTATAGCTTACTTAGAGAAG ACTTTCCAGACTCagaaaaattgattttatttatcaCAAATGTATGGTCTGACATATTTGTCTTCCAAGGTGCAATTAACAAAGCCATGCAATTACTTATCAGACATAGTGCAAGCAATGAGATGCTGGCCTGTTTGAGTGCTTACCTCAACTGGGAACAG AGTTCCTCTTTAGATGCTGGTATTATGGTCTCAAACCTGCTGTTAGAAATGCAATCATGTCCAAAAGTAGAATTTCAACTGAGTGAGCATTATGGAGAAGATCTGAGTGAAGATGCTTGGCAGTACATATTTGCTATTGATCTGCTATGCTCTCACCTAAAGTGGGATTGGACACATGACAATGTTATAAG CAAAGTGCTTTGGCCTTCTATGGATAAATGGGTAAAGAAGAGAAAGGGGCATGAAACTGCTCAGTCCATTCCTGACAGTGTTATAGCATTGACACTCAGGCTAATTG gtCGACTGGGCCAGATAGGTTTGAAGGAAGGATATCTTACTGCAGTGAAGAATATTAGTTCTGTAATTGGACTGTTTGTGCAGCATGCAAAAGAGGAAG GTGTTCCCTGGGGTGTGCAGCTGGCAGCGATATATTCATTGTGTGACTTAGGTTCAAGCAATCCAGAAGGTATTGTTGAGGCCATCCGTGCTTGGAGAGCAACTGTTCTTAGCAACATCCCTTTTGCTGTGATAAGTGGCATAGCTGAAATCACTTCTCTGGGTAAAATGGAGCTAAATTAA